GGGATAAAGCCGCGGAATATTACAAAGCCGCGAAATAATTTTATTTCCCTGAAAGGTTAAATTATGGACCTGACCAAAGAACTCAAAGATAATGTTTTGACAACAACGCTCGACGCGCTGTGGAATTGGGGTCGGAAGAATTCACTCTGGCCGATGCCGTTCGGTACTGCTTGCTGTGCGATCGAAATGATGGCGACGCTCGGACCGCGTTACGATATGTCGCGTTTCGGCGCTGAAGCGATTCGTTTTTCGCCACGTCAGGCCGATTTGATGATCGTGTCAGGACGTGTTTCAATCAAAATGATGCCGGTTTTGAAACGTATATGGGACCAGATGCCCGATCCGAAATGGTGCATTTCGATGGGCGCCTGTGCTTCGTCGGGAGGTTTTTTTAATACCTACACTCTTATTCAAGGTGTTGATCAGTTTATTCCGGTAGACGTTTATATTCCCGGATGTCCTCCGCGTCCTGAGGGATTGATCGAAGCGTTGATGAAAATTCAACGACTGATCGAGAAAAAAGAGAGTGTGTATAAACGCGATGTTAAAGATGAGGGAATGTACGGTGATGAACATGTTGGAGTGCAAGACCGTAAAGGCGATCTCGTTCCTGAAGTTGTTACCGGTCATTATGAATAAATCACAAAAAATATGATTTCTAAAAAGCTGTATGAATTTCATACAGCTTTTTTTATTTAATATTTAAAATGAATATGTCGGTCAAGGAAACGTTGAAATATCTCTACGATCTTCAATTTTTCGGGATGAAACTCGGCCTGGAAAATACGATTAAACTGCTCAAAACTTTG
The nucleotide sequence above comes from bacterium. Encoded proteins:
- a CDS encoding NADH-quinone oxidoreductase subunit B; amino-acid sequence: MDLTKELKDNVLTTTLDALWNWGRKNSLWPMPFGTACCAIEMMATLGPRYDMSRFGAEAIRFSPRQADLMIVSGRVSIKMMPVLKRIWDQMPDPKWCISMGACASSGGFFNTYTLIQGVDQFIPVDVYIPGCPPRPEGLIEALMKIQRLIEKKESVYKRDVKDEGMYGDEHVGVQDRKGDLVPEVVTGHYE